Sequence from the Babylonia areolata isolate BAREFJ2019XMU chromosome 25, ASM4173473v1, whole genome shotgun sequence genome:
CTCAAGACTCAAGATTCAagtcaagactctctctctctctctgtgtgtgtgtgtgtgtgtgtgtgtgtgtgtgtgtgtgtgtatgtctctacttctgtctccgtctgtgtttgtctttttccgtccgtccgtctgtctgtctgtctctccctatctctctctccatctctctctctccccatctctctctctatctctcactcttcctctcgctctctctctctgtctccgtctctctctcccctctctctcttcctctctccctattcccccctctgtctctctccctctctctctctatctctatcccccctctctgacactcatttcttagattcactgatagtttgttgtgaatgacgttgtattgtttatattaccaattgcaatgacacatgtaaagctgttattaccccctattcatatggggctatggccttaattgaataaaccatcttgaatcttgaatcttgaatcccccctctctctccctatctctctctctccccctctctcctccccccctctctctctctctctcgctccctctttctttcccactctctatctctctcgttttCGCTGTAGCTCTATCTGTGTCATCAATTATatcaacataaatgaaaatatttCTTCAATATAACCATAGATTGTGTGATGCGAAGAACAATCGAAGATCAACCAAGAGGTATCAGATGGACTCTCCTCATCGCTGCTGGAAGATCTGGACTTTGCAGACGACCTGGCACTGgtctcccacccccatcatcacatGCAAGTGAAAACAACCCGTCTCAACAACTTCGTACATCAAGCAGGCCCAAGAGAAGCCAGAAGAAAACAGTGTTGATGACACAGAACATCTTAAACCCTTCACCTATCCAAGTAAACGTAACAGCCCTTCCTACAACTGATGGAAACAGTTTGTTTACGTTACCTAGGCAGCACCGACAGACACGATAGAGGAGCAGGCAGTGACATCAAGAGCCGTCGCAGCGAGGCCAGAACCACGTTCAGAATGATTAACAACTTCCGGAGATCACCCCAGTACAGCACTGACACCAAGCTGCGAATATACCAGAGCGTGTACTTTCCACTCTGCTCTATGGCTCAGAATGCTGGAAAAATGACTTACATTGATCCAACGAAGTTTTCCACTTTCCACAAAAAGAACCTCCAAAGAATCCTGCGAATAGTTTGACTCAGTTCCAGTTCCAATCAACAAACACTCGCCCAGCGCAATCAAGAGAACATGGAAACCATCATCATGACAAAGGTGGCGGAAATGGATTGGACACGTCATGCGCAGAGACCAAGATTACATCACCCgggcagcccttcactggacaccagaaggtagacgTAAGaaaggaaggccaaagaacacctggtgcagaacaATGGAAGGAGacgcaagagaggaaggccaaagaacacctggtgcagaacaATGGAAGGAGacgcaagagaggaaggccaaagaacacctggtgcagaacaatggaaggaagagaggaaggccaaagaacttCTGGTGCAGAACAATGGAAGGAGacgcaagagaggaaggccaaagaacacctggtgcagaacaATGGAAGGAGacgcaagagaggaaggccaaagaacacctggtgcagaacaacgcaagagaggaaggccaaagaacacctggtgcagaacaATGGAAGGAGacgcaagagaggaaggccaaagaacacctggtgcagaacagttcaaggagaactcaagaccctgaagcacacctggggtaccattctGTCAAGAGTGGCGGTTCTTCACTGCTGCTCTACATGCCAGAAGGCGTAATgggcagtaagtaagtaagtaagtaagtaagtaagtaagtaagtttgAAAGTTATGATAACCTCCGGAGAAAAAAACCCCGCTGAATTCATCGATTGCTGTTgcaactactgttgctgctactacaactactgcttctactactactgctgctgccacaactgctgctgctgctactactattacaactgttGCTGCTGAAGGATTGTTTGTTTCGcttgtatatatatctatgtttGAATATTTGCCGTGGCTGCTTGCTTGCCTGGTTGTGTGACTGGCTGTCTTATCTTTGCTGTGCGCGTAGTCCTACGCGGGCAAGTACGTGCCGTCTCTGGGCTGTTACATCCATGAACGTAACACCGACCCTCAGACACCAAGAAAACACATCATCAACTTCGCAGGGATTTACGTCGGTGCTGGCTATTGCGATCCGAAAcacgtatgtctctgtctctttccttgtgtctctgtctgtgaatcAGTTAGTGTATTTAtctttccatctgtctatccatctatatcaCTCAAATGCAAAATGTGTATATGTTTAAAGAAAGGAAGAGCAATTTTCAAATTGCATTCTTGATTATACAAACGCTTTTGATTCAGTTAACTGTGACAGCCTGTGGACAATACTACAAACATCAAAACGTCAATCAAAGTAACTAGCCCCACACGATGATCAGAATGCACAGCTCTGTCCAGTCTTCTGTTCTTTTGGATCCCAGAGTATCAGATTTCTTGACCGCCATGCTGGAtaaaacaaggctgtttgttaTCTCCCTTCCCTTTTATACAATTGACTTCACTTTGACATTCTGAACTTTGTTTTATTGGTACTTTGACATGTCTTTGCTTTAACTTGCTTACACGGAATCCCACGTGTTTTAAACATGACGACGCTTATTCTAgtttgatacctgtgtgtgtgtgtgtgtgtgtgtgtgtgtgtgtgtgtgtgtgtgtgtgtgtgtgtgtgtgtgtgtgtgtgtgtgtgtgtgtgtgtgtgtgtgtgtgtgtgtgtgtgtgtgtgtgtgtgtgtgtgtgtgtgtgtgtgtgtgtgtgtgcagatgatgcCGGTGTTTCCGGACTTCCTGTACTACACGGGGCTGATCTCCAACAGACTGAGGCTGGAGATGAAGAAGAACTTCACTAACATCGTCAGGGAACGGTTGGAGAGGGGAAAATACAGGGATACCCTTGTAagacttttgtctgtctgtctctgtctatctgtcggtctgtctgcctgtctctctgtctctctttctgtctgtcggtctgtctatctgtctgtcggtctgtctgcctgcctgtttgtcggtctgtctgtctatctcttcactAGACTTTGGGTAGTactctgggtgttagtctttcggatgagatgataaaccaaggtgtgcagcaagcacttaaaagaaccccacggcaaTAAGAGGGCTGTTTGTCCCTGGTAAATTTTGAGAAATATCCATTTTGAGGAgaaaacaaatacgcttgcaaACAGAAAGAACCGAAAattgtttctgtctttatttctcttctcctgtctctctctatttctctctttgtctctgtctgtctgtttgtctgtcttaacGTACACATAGATATAAACCCTGTcttgacggacacacacacacacacacacacacacacacacacacacacatatatatatatatatatatacacaaacccTGCCTTCACGTACACATAGATACAGACCTTGTCTTAATGTACATGTAGATAGAAACTGTcttaatgtacatttatatacaaGCTAGATATATGACGGATGTCTGTTAGTTGAAGCATTGTAGTATGAATTATACTAAAAGAACGGTAACAGCAAACAAGAAAATGAACATGAAACATGTAGTGGCGAGGAGAAAATGGATGATCGATCATTGCGAAAAGAAATCGAGCTCTTCTATGCGCAGAGGTGTTTTTAGAGGACAGCATTTACAAtctgctgaagagagagagagagagagagagagagagagagagagagagattttctttcttatatatatatatatataaaccgctCCGTGTTGCAGGACTATCTGTACGAGTTCTTCAGCCGACCCAGCATCATTGTTGGCATCGACTCTGTGGACAACCTtctgggggaggaggtgtgtacACGtctatgttgttgctgttgctgctgctagtgttgttgctgctgctagtgttgttgtgttgttgctgctagtgttgttgctgctgctagtgttgttgtgttgttgctgctgctgctattgttggtatagttgctgttgctattgcagCTAGTGTTGTTgctagtgttgctgctgctgctgctgttgctgttgttgttgctgctgctagagttgttggcattgttgttgttgctactgcagctagtattgttgttgttgttgctgctgctgctagtgttgGTAtagttgctgttgctattgcagCTAGTGTTGTTgctagtgttgctgctgctgctagtgttgttgttgttgctgctgctgctgctattgttggtatagttgctgttgctattgcagCTAGTGTTGTTgctagtgttgctgctgctgctagtgttgttgttgttgctgctgctgctagtgttgCTGCTagagttgttgatgttgttgctagtgttgttgctgctgctgctggtattgcTGCTGCTAGTAATGGTGCAgccagtgttgctgctgctgtagttgctAGTGTTGTTACTCTTGCAAGAGTTGTTGCTGCGACTGTTGATGCTGTAATCATTGGTGCTGCTTtactgtttttgtcgttgttgatgctgttgtttttgttaatggtcttttcttattattattctacttctcctcctcctcctcctcgtccttatcatcatcatcatgatcatcaacataatgatcatcatcagtgATGTGTACAGGAAACCAACGACCACCTGATGGAGGGTCTATCCAGGTTCATGAAGTCCCCGGCCACACGCCTCAAGCTGCACGTGGGCTTTGCCTCCAACCCCCGCGTCCTGCTCTTCTCCGAGGAGGCCGCCAACAAGATCCACGCCGACATCCTGCTCGACACCAGCAAAGAGAACGCCTTCCTCATGGACCACTACAAGGTGGGTGGAGCAAAGGACCTGAAGGACACTCCTCCACCGAGTAGGAGGAGCTTAACGTTGGTTGGGACACGTTCTCAACCAAGTGGGAGGAGCTTAGCGTTGATTGGTTCACCCTTTTCCACAAGAGGGAGGAGCTTAGATTAGGTTGCAACACGTTCTTCGCCAAATGGTAGGAGCTTAGTGTTGATCGGTTCACTCCTCCACCTATTGGGAGGAGCTTCACATAGGTTGGGACACGTTCTTCACGCCAAATGGGAGGAGCTTAGTGTTAATTGGTTCACTCCTCCACCAAGTGGGAGGAGCTTAGCATTGGTTAGGGCATGTTCTTCACCACGTTTTGAGAGCTTAGTGTTGATTGGTTCACTCTCTAAATAGGGAGGAGCTTAGCGTCCATTGGGAGGAGCTTAGTGTTGATTGGTTCACTCCTCCACCAAATAGGGAGGAGCTTACCATTGGTTAGGACAAGTTCTTCACTAAGTGTGAGGAGCTCAGTGTTAATTTGCTCACTCCACCACCAAGTGGGCAGAATTAAGTGTTGATTGGTATATTCTTCACCAGGTGGGTGGAACTTAGTGTTGATTTGTTCACTCCTCTACCAATTTCATTGTACTTTGTCCCCaggtaaagaaaacagagaaatcatgtatgccctgctgtcatggggacctcagtttcgatgcccttcctccgtgcttggggtgagtcatgGCAGTATCGACAGAGGGATTtcgtggcggtctccactcaaggggtggggatgggtgtggggggatgctcagtcagtctggctccgcgactgcgccattattgtcgtcagtaaagGTCTCTCTGCCCTGTGTCCAGGTGCTGCATTACTCCGGGAACCTGGACGTGGTGGTCAACGTCCCCATGACAGAAGCCTTCCTGGACCACGTGCAGTGGGCGGGGCAGGAGGAGTACCGGCAGCACGAGAGACAGATCTGGCGAGTCAACGGTGAACTGGCAGGGTGGTTCGTCACCATCAGAAACTTCACCCGGGTAAGAAAGTTTAAGACTTTGTTTccgtttaaagagagagagagagagagagagagagagagaaatgactaATTCAATCCCTTCACCTCTTTCCACTGGTTTCTcgtcaatcttttttttcattttttatgtcACGTGACAGGTGATCATACGAAACAGCGGTCACATGGCTCCGTACGACCAACCAGAAAGGACTCTAGACATGATGAAGAACTTCATCTTGGACCAGCCGTTTAGGGACGAGTAGGTCTGCAATAACTTGACCAGCCGTCATCAATACGATTGAAGTTTATTacatttgttttgttattattgttgttgttttacctatGTATCAGACACTTTGACTGTTGATTTGTTTCATCATAAAGTAATGCACCGTATAGTTGTCATATGAATTACACAGCTCCGCCCAAACTGAacgtcagcacacacacgcacacacacacacacacacacacacacacacacacacacacacacacacacacacacacagagtatctgcAAACATTGAGTAAAATAGTTTTATCGCgacacattttgttgttcatattGTTTGCCTTTGTAATCCTAAATCGTACTTTTGTTCATATTGTTTGCCTTTGTAATCGTTAACCGTCGTTTGTTCATAATGTTTGTAAATCTAAACCGGTTTTTGCTCGTGTTATTTGCCTTGGCAATCCTAAACCGTTTTTTGTCCGTATTGATGGCCTTTGTAAACCTAAACCGATTTTTGTTCATATCGTTTGCCTAAACCGTCTTTTAATCATATAATTTGCTGTGGTAATCCTAAATCGTCTTTTGTTCATAGTGTTTGTAATCCTAAACCCTCTTTTATTCGTTTGACTTTGTAATTCTAAACCGTCTTAATCTTTTGTTCATATTCTTTGCCTTTGTAATCCTAAACCGTCTTAATCTTTTGTTCATATTCTTTGCCTTTGTAATCCTAAACCGTCTGAATCTTTTGTTCATATTGTTTGCCTTTGTAA
This genomic interval carries:
- the LOC143299498 gene encoding venom serine carboxypeptidase-like, which encodes MDISKMIPVLLLTLPALTQVTCLPISDDESIGNDVTGSDVTQHAGYSVAHTWASFIWNRFPAEFFPLFVSPLLETGRIAEAQSRSRVWNLSSDDVESYSGYITVNKKYNSNMFFWFFPAETLQSQAPVLLWVNGGPGRTSLVGALLENGPLEVNAEGTQLKRRAVSWTKHFSMLYVDNPVGVGYSFTKDKAGLSSSMKDVSENLYSVLVQFFQMFPQFSHQPFYVGGQSYAGKYVPSLGCYIHERNTDPQTPRKHIINFAGIYVGAGYCDPKHMMPVFPDFLYYTGLISNRLRLEMKKNFTNIVRERLERGKYRDTLDYLYEFFSRPSIIVGIDSVDNLLGEEETNDHLMEGLSRFMKSPATRLKLHVGFASNPRVLLFSEEAANKIHADILLDTSKENAFLMDHYKVLHYSGNLDVVVNVPMTEAFLDHVQWAGQEEYRQHERQIWRVNGELAGWFVTIRNFTRVIIRNSGHMAPYDQPERTLDMMKNFILDQPFRDE